The Raphanus sativus cultivar WK10039 chromosome 2, ASM80110v3, whole genome shotgun sequence genome includes a region encoding these proteins:
- the LOC108833446 gene encoding uncharacterized protein LOC108833446 isoform X1 — MKRTLFFKYKMSQTNLPFKDGQTVEVRSFEPGYRGAWFRCKIVRIYIVERKLYYSLKYLDYEEEEIHEQQVFQRFGDEEKEWIMVRPSYPSVHKVKADQEPIDVAHGSWKVGDLVDWHKDDCYWSGTVFGNQEQ, encoded by the exons ATGAAGAGAACTTTA TTCTTCAAATACAAAATGTCTCAAACCAACCTACCTTTTAAAGATGGTCAAACTGTTGAAGTAAGATCCTTTGAACCTGGATATCGTGGAGCTTGGTTTCGGTGCAAG ATAGTAAGGATATACATAGTGGAGAGGAAATTGTACTACAGCTTAAAGTATCTTGATTACGAAGAAGAAG AGATACATGAGCAACAAGTCTTTCAGCGGTTTGGAGATGAGGAGAAAGAGTGGATAATGGTTCGACCCTCATACCCATCAGTCCATAAAGTCAAGGCTGACCAAGAACCTATTGACGTCGCTCATGGCTCTTGGAAAGTAGGAGACTTAGTTGATTGGCATAAAGATGATTGTTACTGGTCTGGAACGGTTTTTGGCAATCAAGAACAATGA
- the LOC108833446 gene encoding uncharacterized protein LOC108833446 isoform X2, which translates to MSQTNLPFKDGQTVEVRSFEPGYRGAWFRCKIVRIYIVERKLYYSLKYLDYEEEEIHEQQVFQRFGDEEKEWIMVRPSYPSVHKVKADQEPIDVAHGSWKVGDLVDWHKDDCYWSGTVFGNQEQ; encoded by the exons ATGTCTCAAACCAACCTACCTTTTAAAGATGGTCAAACTGTTGAAGTAAGATCCTTTGAACCTGGATATCGTGGAGCTTGGTTTCGGTGCAAG ATAGTAAGGATATACATAGTGGAGAGGAAATTGTACTACAGCTTAAAGTATCTTGATTACGAAGAAGAAG AGATACATGAGCAACAAGTCTTTCAGCGGTTTGGAGATGAGGAGAAAGAGTGGATAATGGTTCGACCCTCATACCCATCAGTCCATAAAGTCAAGGCTGACCAAGAACCTATTGACGTCGCTCATGGCTCTTGGAAAGTAGGAGACTTAGTTGATTGGCATAAAGATGATTGTTACTGGTCTGGAACGGTTTTTGGCAATCAAGAACAATGA
- the LOC108833462 gene encoding LOW QUALITY PROTEIN: uncharacterized protein LOC108833462 (The sequence of the model RefSeq protein was modified relative to this genomic sequence to represent the inferred CDS: inserted 2 bases in 2 codons; substituted 1 base at 1 genomic stop codon), whose protein sequence is MDWMNVLRRNSGFDLQVFSCKEFVKKKLPTVPVLQINPTRLIQYTNRKHXTPRNQQHGKFFXNNSFSFFFFFGIETNXNDWNNKHPSFPYFGYPYNY, encoded by the exons ATGGATTGGATGAATGTTTTAAGACGAAACAGTGGGTTTGATTTGCAGGTCTTCTCTTGCAAGGAG tttgtgaaaaaaaaattacctacGGTTCCCGTATTACAGATCAATCCTACCAGACTGATACAATATACGAATAGGAAAC ATACGCCGAGAAATCAACAACACGGAAAATTCT GAAACAattccttttctttcttcttcttctttgggaTTGAGACTAATTAAAATGATTGGAACAATAAACATCCATCTTTTCCGTATTTTGGATATCCGTATAATTATTGA
- the LOC108818383 gene encoding small glutamine-rich tetratricopeptide repeat-containing protein 2 isoform X1 codes for MAKLTTESPVCRKIVLSFLDFLDSVEVAPGVDEEGLEVAKECIKEAFKITSDSPTDDSNSKPISLVSLFTSSPRVDESSSSSGPPHLSNSVDATSKQPPFNGQFCFFFCFFSVHGSVFLLNLCGLVWFAGTCRDELFGQLFGALEKVRYFNTTPNGDDDPAQLEKATKIFHDAITEMENSGCQTFDAKSLAETFKCQGNKAMQSQQYLEAIELYSFAISLSDKNAVFYCNRAAAYTQIRMCSEAIKDCLKSIEIDPNYSKAYSRLGLAYYAQGKYADAIEKGFKKALELDPHNESVKENIRVAEQRLREEEQGGQRRNQDPGMGGQGGQGIPSQFSMPLNPDMMNMFMNMAGNGSNRNVGTNEPEIRLGGNINIDLGGSDQMPEEFSGALRSMMQMFGGGGSQEGNHNNNNNPQGTNGAHGRPSGN; via the exons ATGGCGAAACTAACGACGGAGTCCCCTGTCTGCCGCAAAATTGTGCTTTCTTTCTTGGATTTTCTTGATTCCG TTGAAGTAGCTCCTGGTGTTGACGAGGAAGGGCTTGAGGTTGCTAAAGAATGCATAAAGGAAGCATTTAAGATCACTTCAGATTCTCCCACAGACGACTCTAACTCCAAACCCATTTCGCTTGTCAGTCTCTTCACTTCTTCTCCTAGGGTTGATGAGTCTAGTTCCTCTTCAGGTCCTCCTCACTTGTCCAACTCAGTGGATGCAACAAGCAAACAACCTCCCTTTAACGgtcagttttgtttttttttttgctttttctcTGTTCATGGTTCAGTCTTTCTCTTGAACTTGtgtggtttggtttggtttgcagGGACTTGTAGAGATGAACTATTTGGGCAACTTTTTGGTGCGCTTGAGAAAGTTCGGTATTTCAATACAACGCCTAACGGAGATGATGATCCTGCTCAGCTGGAGAAAGCTACCAAGATTTTTCATGATGCTATCACT GAAATGGAGAATTCTGGATGCCAGACATTTGATGCCAAAAGCTTGGCAGAAACATTCAAGTGCCAAG GTAACAAGGCCATGCAGTCCCAGCAGTATCTGGAGGCAATCGAGCTGTATTCTTTTGCAATTTCACTCTCAGATAAAAACGCTGTTTTTTACTGCAACCG gGCTGCTGCATATACCCAGATCAGAATGTGCTCAGAAGCAATCAAGGACTGTCTTAAATCCATTGAGATAGATCCAAACTATAGCAAGGCTTACAGTCGTCTTGGGTTAGCATACTATGCTCAAGGAAAGTATGCTGATGCTATTGAGAAAGGATTCAAGAAAG CTTTGGAGTTGGATCCGCATAATGAATCTGTCAAAGAAAACATCAGG GTGGCTGAACAAAGactaagagaagaagaacaaggagGACAGAGACGTAATCAAGATCCGGGAATGGGAGGGCAAGGAGGGCAAGGAATACCTTCTCAGTTCTCGATGCCTTTAAACCCTGATATGATGAACATGTTCATGAACATGGCGGGGAATGGTAGTAACAGAAACGTTGGTACAAATGAGCCTGAGATTCGCCTAGGCGGAAACATCAACATAGATCTTGGAGGTTCGGATCAAATGCCTGAAGAGTTCTCAGGTGCGTTGCGATCAATGATGCAGATGTTTGGAGGAGGAGGATCACAGGAAGGCAACCATAACAATAACAACAATCCTCAGGGTACTAATGGTGCACATGGAAGACCATCTGGAAATTAA
- the LOC108818383 gene encoding uncharacterized protein LOC108818383 isoform X2, with translation MAKLTTESPVCRKIVLSFLDFLDSVEVAPGVDEEGLEVAKECIKEAFKITSDSPTDDSNSKPISLVSLFTSSPRVDESSSSSGPPHLSNSVDATSKQPPFNGTCRDELFGQLFGALEKVRYFNTTPNGDDDPAQLEKATKIFHDAITEMENSGCQTFDAKSLAETFKCQGNKAMQSQQYLEAIELYSFAISLSDKNAVFYCNRAAAYTQIRMCSEAIKDCLKSIEIDPNYSKAYSRLGLAYYAQGKYADAIEKGFKKALELDPHNESVKENIRVAEQRLREEEQGGQRRNQDPGMGGQGGQGIPSQFSMPLNPDMMNMFMNMAGNGSNRNVGTNEPEIRLGGNINIDLGGSDQMPEEFSGALRSMMQMFGGGGSQEGNHNNNNNPQGTNGAHGRPSGN, from the exons ATGGCGAAACTAACGACGGAGTCCCCTGTCTGCCGCAAAATTGTGCTTTCTTTCTTGGATTTTCTTGATTCCG TTGAAGTAGCTCCTGGTGTTGACGAGGAAGGGCTTGAGGTTGCTAAAGAATGCATAAAGGAAGCATTTAAGATCACTTCAGATTCTCCCACAGACGACTCTAACTCCAAACCCATTTCGCTTGTCAGTCTCTTCACTTCTTCTCCTAGGGTTGATGAGTCTAGTTCCTCTTCAGGTCCTCCTCACTTGTCCAACTCAGTGGATGCAACAAGCAAACAACCTCCCTTTAACG GGACTTGTAGAGATGAACTATTTGGGCAACTTTTTGGTGCGCTTGAGAAAGTTCGGTATTTCAATACAACGCCTAACGGAGATGATGATCCTGCTCAGCTGGAGAAAGCTACCAAGATTTTTCATGATGCTATCACT GAAATGGAGAATTCTGGATGCCAGACATTTGATGCCAAAAGCTTGGCAGAAACATTCAAGTGCCAAG GTAACAAGGCCATGCAGTCCCAGCAGTATCTGGAGGCAATCGAGCTGTATTCTTTTGCAATTTCACTCTCAGATAAAAACGCTGTTTTTTACTGCAACCG gGCTGCTGCATATACCCAGATCAGAATGTGCTCAGAAGCAATCAAGGACTGTCTTAAATCCATTGAGATAGATCCAAACTATAGCAAGGCTTACAGTCGTCTTGGGTTAGCATACTATGCTCAAGGAAAGTATGCTGATGCTATTGAGAAAGGATTCAAGAAAG CTTTGGAGTTGGATCCGCATAATGAATCTGTCAAAGAAAACATCAGG GTGGCTGAACAAAGactaagagaagaagaacaaggagGACAGAGACGTAATCAAGATCCGGGAATGGGAGGGCAAGGAGGGCAAGGAATACCTTCTCAGTTCTCGATGCCTTTAAACCCTGATATGATGAACATGTTCATGAACATGGCGGGGAATGGTAGTAACAGAAACGTTGGTACAAATGAGCCTGAGATTCGCCTAGGCGGAAACATCAACATAGATCTTGGAGGTTCGGATCAAATGCCTGAAGAGTTCTCAGGTGCGTTGCGATCAATGATGCAGATGTTTGGAGGAGGAGGATCACAGGAAGGCAACCATAACAATAACAACAATCCTCAGGGTACTAATGGTGCACATGGAAGACCATCTGGAAATTAA
- the LOC108818397 gene encoding uncharacterized protein At4g08330, chloroplastic has product MDRSASVDGRFAGNHLYSPSFPSSSSMRHVNYSCGSCGYELNLSSTNRITSSIGSKYGKSMKTGIISFFNIDEGRFSLVDEFQCMPHFFSRYSFGLFRRRTKLLCRQCRNHIGTASYDKAPPQYALVTTQNSSSPRKGGVVTDTVTKYDIRIRALQPSSALASL; this is encoded by the exons ATGGACAGATCGGCGTCGGTGGACGGCCGATTTGCTGGCAATCACTTGTATTCTCCTTCatttccttcttcctcttccatgAGACATGTCAATTACAG TTGTGGATCATGTGGGTACGAGCTGAACTTGAGCTCCACGAATCGGATCACATCATCAATCGGATCAAAGTACGGGAAATCAATGAAGACAGGAATCATATCCTTCTTCAACATTGACGAGGGAAGGTTCAGCCTGGTGGATGAGTTCCAATGCATGCCTCACTTCTTCTCCAGATACTCTTTCGGTTTGTTCAGACGCAGGACTAAGCTTCTCTGCCGCCAATGTCGTAACCATATCGGCACTGCTTCTTATGACAAGGCCCCTCCTCAGTACGCACTCGTTACAACACAAAACTCATCATCGCCCAGGAAGGGTGGTGTTGTCACTGACACTGTTACCAAGTATGATATCAGGATCCGTGCCCTTCAACCTTCTTCCGCTCTTGCTTCTCTGTGA
- the LOC108840842 gene encoding uncharacterized protein LOC108840842 produces the protein MFFSVVEHGPFLLQAFLISSPSSGHMASLNLGANSLTSEFSGSSLKLRIGFINKRFRRVAEKWRFRVQQMSGIEQMTKQELDRSAKRSKALRQILKQYGISEENKTSSRFDDDLNCIEKQDAVVPSSVIDDSEMNTEDVSDLNHHNGQEKHEAVPSVIIDSKMNTTEELPDLGRQEKYCETVSTTEDVSGQNHHRFLHLKTGSLFTSSLLPVLGFCMLCIIGTLHAIISRSHHHDSSKRARWRTALSERNEPVASDEHDTSPEYTVSSAYPEATNEVDEACSKVEREYKRFLLDCGLNED, from the exons ATGTTTTTCTCTGTGGTCGAACATGGTCCTTTTCTTCTCCAAGCCTTTCTCATTTCATCCCCGAGTTCTGGGCACATGGCAAGTTTGAACCTTGGAGCTAACTCGTTGACCAGCGAGTTTTCCGGCTCCTCCTTAAAACTACGGATTGGCTTCATAAATAAACGGTTTAGACGAGTTGCAGAG AAATGGAGGTTTCGTGTTCAGCAAATGTCAGGAATAGAACAGATGACCAAACAGGAGCTAGATCGTTCTGCTAAAAG AAGCAAGGCCTTGAGACAGATTTTGAAGCAATATGGAATATCAGAAGAAAATAAGACTAGCAGTAGATTTGATGATGACCTGAACTGTATAGAAAAGCAGGACGCTGTTGTTCCTTCTTCTGTCATAGATGACTCAGAGATG AACACAGAGGATGTTTCAGACCTAAATCACCACAACGGTCAAGAGAAGCATGAGGCCGTTCCTTCTGTAATAATTGACTCTAAAATG AACACAACTGAGGAGTTACCTGATTTAGGGCGGCAAGAGAAATACTGTGAGACTGTGAGCACCACAGAGGATGTTTCAGGACAAAATCACCACAGGTTTCTCCAT TTAAAAACAGGTTCTTTGTTCACTTCTTCTCTGCTTCCTGTTCTTGGTTTCTGCATGTTATGCATTATTGGAACGCTACACGCAATAATCTCACGAAGTCATCATCACGATAGCTCCAAAAGAGCGAGGTGGAGAACCGCATTGAGTGAAAGGAACGAGCCCGTTGCTTCTGATGAACATGATACGTCGCCGGAATACACT GTCAGTTCAGCGTACCCGGAAGCTACTAATGAAGTGGATGAAGCATGTAGCAAAGTTGAGCGTGAGTACAAGAGATTTCTTTTGGATTGTGGACTGAATGAAGATTAG
- the LOC108839665 gene encoding non-specific lipid transfer protein GPI-anchored 4-like: protein MAAMKQSLVLSILILLSSSFAPIHARNKQHPANSPPPVATPAPGPSNSDCASVIFGMMDCLSYLTPGSNDTKPTKACCGGIQSVVQYNPDCVCIGLASSKDMGIALNNTRALAMPTICKLPVLPPHCTILDAPSASTPGMSSVSPSAVTPMTPPSSAQSPTSSPTLADSPGMTAPPPSSSGTNHLSVSTLTFVFIYFFYNLHFGFF from the exons atggCAGCAATGAAGCAATCTCTTGTTCTTTCCATATTGATACTACTATCATCATCATTTGCACCAATCCATGCCCGCAACAAACAACATCCGGCAAACTCTCCCCCACCGGTAGCAACTCCAGCACCGGGACCATCAAATTCTGATTGCGCGAGCGTTATATTTGGCATGATGGATTGTCTCTCGTACCTTACCCCTGGATCAAATGATACTAAGCCCACGAAAGCGTGTTGCGGGGGAATCCAATCTGTTGTACAATATAATCCTGATTGTGTTTGCATCGGCTTAGCGAGTAGCAAAGATATGGGTATTGCACTGAATAACACAAGAGCTCTTGCCATGCCTACAATTTGCAAGCTCCCCGTTCTTCCTCCCCATTGTA CTATACTGGACGCGCCGAGTGCATCTACTCCTGGTATGTCTTCAG TTTCTCCATCAGCTGTAACACCTATGACTCCACCGTCTTCAGCCCAGTCACCCACATCTTCGCCAACTTTGGCTGACTCGCCGGGCATGACTGCACCACCTCCCTCGAGTTCTGGCACCAACCACCTCTCAGTTTCAACATTGACCTTCGTTTTCATATATTTCTTCTATAACTTACATTTTGgctttttctaa